TGCTGTAGCGCACCAATCGGGTGGGCAGAAGCTGACTAAGGGGGCGCCTGTGTACGAGCTGGAGGGGCTGGACGGTCGATCCTATACGATTGGCGGGAAGCGGGATAAGCCGCTTATCGTTAATTTCTGGGCGTCGTGGTGCGGGCCGTGTCATGAAGAGGCGCCGGATCTGTCCTACATATATGAGAAGTACGGCGACAAGCTGGATCTGTACGCGGTCAATACGACGAAGGCGGACCAGATGAACAGCGTCTACAGCTTCGTCAGCAAGCATAAGGTGAAGTTCCCTGTATTGCTTGATCGGTCAGGGACAGCGGCAGACGGCTACCGTCTCGTCTTCGTGCCTACGAGCTTCCTCATTGATAAGGAAGGGCGACTGCTGGAGACGATCCATGTGCTGCCACGGGCGGAGCTGGAGAGCAAGGTGCAGCGGCTGCTGAGCGAAGGGTAGAGGGGATCGGGTAAGAGTAGGGCTAGCGGCTTGCCGTCTGATCGGATTGGAAAAAGAAAAAAGCAGCAGCCCGTCGTCATCTGAACGATGACAGGCTGCTGCTTGTCAATAAAGCGGCAAGGGACACCGCTCACTGTACATTTAATGGTTCACGAGTCCAAGTCGTTCCTTCTGCTCTTCTGGCTTGCTGTCCGTCTTCGGCTGGTTCAGCAGCGCGTAGCGGAAGCTGTCGGCCAGCGCCTGCCAGCTCGCCTCGATAATGTTCTCGGAGACGCCGACTGTGCTCCATGTGTTATGGAAGTCGGTTGATTCAATCAAGACGCGAACCTTCGCGGCCGTCGCATCCTTCTCGTCGAGCACGCGAACCTTATAATCGGACAGGTGCATATCCTGGATGCCTGGATAGTAGGCGACGAGACACTTGCGCA
Above is a genomic segment from Paenibacillus sp. YYML68 containing:
- a CDS encoding TlpA family protein disulfide reductase — its product is MRNRMKVAVGAVVVLFIGGVLQWQHVKERSSEEAASVWQPAALQQSAVAHQSGGQKLTKGAPVYELEGLDGRSYTIGGKRDKPLIVNFWASWCGPCHEEAPDLSYIYEKYGDKLDLYAVNTTKADQMNSVYSFVSKHKVKFPVLLDRSGTAADGYRLVFVPTSFLIDKEGRLLETIHVLPRAELESKVQRLLSEG